The following proteins come from a genomic window of Heyndrickxia acidicola:
- a CDS encoding polysaccharide deacetylase family protein, producing the protein MKVSMKKNGEILLILVFFLLLITVIAIFHHSKTEKSASSNLTPTKTHTNGSKTPQTGKSGSADGSNTQQGQAGTEQTKPDGRTIYLTFDDGPTKYTPQILSILNKDHARATFFMLKHNMDRYPNALQEMKNFGFGMGCHGVTHKLRLFYASPKSAKGEMTECSDTLKQYTGEQAQVIRVPYGSFPFLSPKERQALNGAGFSIWDWNIDSKDWATSDPKAVVKNIEMQLNRKPGFKTPVILMHDKKDTAAALPYIIEELKKKHYQFGVLSKQLAPVEFQHAKKPYTFKKT; encoded by the coding sequence ATGAAAGTTAGCATGAAAAAAAATGGGGAAATCCTCTTAATCCTAGTTTTCTTTCTATTGCTGATTACTGTTATTGCGATTTTCCACCATTCAAAGACTGAGAAAAGTGCTTCAAGTAACCTGACGCCAACCAAAACACATACAAATGGAAGCAAAACTCCACAAACGGGCAAGAGTGGATCAGCTGATGGAAGCAACACCCAACAAGGCCAGGCAGGCACAGAGCAAACAAAGCCGGATGGCCGTACCATTTATCTGACATTTGATGACGGCCCAACAAAATATACTCCTCAAATTCTTTCTATATTGAATAAAGATCATGCTCGGGCCACTTTTTTCATGTTAAAACATAACATGGACCGTTATCCCAATGCCCTTCAGGAAATGAAAAACTTTGGCTTCGGAATGGGATGCCACGGGGTGACTCATAAACTTAGACTATTTTATGCAAGCCCTAAAAGTGCAAAAGGTGAAATGACAGAGTGCTCCGACACATTAAAGCAATACACCGGCGAACAGGCTCAGGTCATCCGCGTTCCTTACGGGAGTTTTCCTTTTCTAAGCCCTAAGGAAAGACAGGCACTGAACGGAGCAGGCTTTTCAATCTGGGATTGGAATATTGACAGCAAGGACTGGGCTACCTCCGATCCTAAAGCGGTCGTCAAAAATATCGAAATGCAGCTGAACAGAAAACCCGGTTTTAAAACTCCGGTCATCTTGATGCACGATAAAAAAGATACTGCAGCAGCATTGCCGTACATCATTGAGGAGCTTAAAAAGAAGCATTATCAATTCGGCGTTTTAAGCAAGCAGCTTGCACCTGTTGAATTTCAGCATGCTAAGAAGCCCTATACCTTTAAAAAAACATAG
- a CDS encoding DUF6886 family protein: protein MLLYHFSEDPSIKKFVPLPHPTKSEMPPVVWAIDEEHAPHYFFPRDCPRVVFSKSDKLSKEDERLFFSQTSASKVIAVESRWISRIQQTTLYQYTFDSAGFELYDAIAGYYISRFTAVPLAVEPLENLLDCLTRADVELRITPDLNPLRDEIISSTLDNFSIIRFQNASKR, encoded by the coding sequence ATGCTGCTTTATCATTTTAGTGAAGATCCTTCTATTAAAAAGTTTGTTCCATTACCCCATCCTACTAAAAGCGAAATGCCCCCTGTTGTATGGGCAATCGATGAGGAGCATGCACCTCATTATTTTTTTCCAAGAGATTGTCCCCGTGTTGTTTTTTCAAAATCTGACAAACTTAGCAAAGAGGATGAGAGGCTATTTTTTTCACAAACAAGTGCCAGCAAAGTGATAGCAGTTGAATCAAGGTGGATTAGCCGCATTCAACAAACCACTCTGTATCAATATACATTTGATTCTGCAGGCTTTGAGCTTTATGATGCTATTGCCGGCTACTATATTTCAAGGTTTACTGCGGTACCTCTTGCTGTGGAACCTCTGGAGAATTTGTTGGATTGCCTTACAAGGGCGGATGTGGAGCTTCGGATCACACCGGATTTGAACCCGCTTCGGGATGAAATTATTTCCTCGACGTTAGATAACTTTTCCATTATTCGCTTTCAGAATGCAAGTAAACGGTAG